One genomic region from Lycorma delicatula isolate Av1 chromosome 1, ASM4794821v1, whole genome shotgun sequence encodes:
- the Coq5 gene encoding ubiquinone biosynthesis protein COQ3, mitochondrial: MFIQKVLRVNSKRINKYLCRCKSSLSNYDSNENKTHFGFQTVDEREKSSKVHAVFESVAKNYDVMNDAMSFGVHRLWKDIFMARLSPTHGTHLLDVAGGTGDIAFRFLKYLNTLSPNPSTKEIKGKVTVSDINQHMLDIGKKRAEKLGYRTGENIDWLLADAEQLPIENDTYSAYTIAFGIRNVTHIDKVLDEAYRVLKPGGRFMCLEFSHVNNDFLQWVYDQYSFQLIPVMGQVIAGEWKPYQYLVESIRQFPNQEHFKAMIQSAGFSQVTYENITFGVVAIHSGFKL, encoded by the coding sequence atGTTCATTCAAAAAGTACTTCGTGTTAACAGTAAACGTATTAATAAGTACTTGTGTAGGTGTAAATCGTCATTGAGTAATTACGACTCTAATGAGAATAAGACTCACTTTGGTTTCCAAACTGTTGATGAGAGAGAGAAATCATCTAAAGTGCATGCAGTGTTCGAATCGGTTGCTAAAAATTACGATGTAATGAACGATGCCATGAGTTTCGGCGTACATAGACTTTGGAAGGATATATTTATGGCCCGTTTAAGCCCTACCCACGGTACTCATCTTTTAGATGTAGCAGGAGGCACAGGAGACATTGCTTTCCgctttttgaaatacttaaaTACGTTGTCACCTAATCCTAGTACCAAAGAAATAAAGGGTAAAGTTACTGTTTCAGACATTAATCAGCATATGTTGGATATAGGTAAGAAAAGGGCTGAGAAGTTGGGTTATAGAACTGGTGAAAATATTGATTGGTTGCTTGCCGATGCGGAACAGTTGCCCATTGAAAACGATACATATTCTGCTTACACTATAGCATTTGGCATTAGAAATGTCACTCATATAGATAAAGTTTTAGATGAAGCTTATAGAGTTCTAAAACCTGGAGGACGTTTTATGTGTTTAGAATTTAGCcatgtaaataatgattttcttcAGTGGGTTTACGACCAATACTCTTTTCAGTTGATACCTGTGATGGGACAAGTAATTGCTGGTGAGTGGAAGCCATATCAATATTTAGTAGAGAGCATTCGCCAGTTCCCCAACCAGGAACATTTCAAAGCGATGATACAGTCAGCTGGATTTAGTCAAGTGACGtatgaaaatataacttttggTGTTGTTGCTATTCATTCAGGGTTTAAGTTGTAG